Genomic DNA from Bartonella alsatica:
GACAAGGTCAATGATGCTTTTTTATGGTGGAAAATTATTCATGATGATAAGCACTTTGATACAGTGGCGGTGGAAGATCGTTCTTTCGTTCGTCAGTCATTGAATTTTTTACCTGAAGGTGCATTAAATGATGAAAGTTGGAAAGTTTGGACAATAGCATTAAAAGAAAAGACAGGGCGTAGTGGGAAAGCTTTGTTTATGCCATTACGTCAAGCACTTACTGGAATGGATCATGGACCTGAAATGGGAAAACTTTTGCAGCTTTTAGGGCGTCAAAAGGTAATAGAAAGGTTAGTTACTCAAAGCGAGTAAGAGTAGTTTTTTTTAAACGTTTTATATTCTTTTTATACTATTAAAATAGTAAATTTTCGATTTAATTACGCGTCTTTATGAACATAAATGCTGGAATATCATCGCCAAATCCAGGGGGAGAGGATTCCTTGTTTTTCCGAGAGTAATATTGTTCAGGTGGTTTTGTTTTATTATTTGTGGTTTGAATATAATCCACTTCATCATTTTTTAAGGACTTTTTAGTTTTAACAATACACTTTTTTTGAACAGTTTTTTTTAGCAATTTTGAACATTTTTTCTTTAAAATGATATTTTTTTCTTGATCATCGGTCATTAAAGTAGAGAGATCTCCATTGAGCCATTTAATTTTTTCGTTGCTTATTTCTTCAATGGCACTGATATATTTTTGGTCGCTTTTTGTGACAATTGTGAAAGCTTTCCCGCTACGATTCGCACGTCCTGTACGACCAATTCGATGAATGTAATCTTCAGCATGGGTAGGAACGTCATAATTGAAAACGTGGCTTACAGCTGGGATATCGAGTCCACGAGCAGCAACATCAGAAGCAACAAGAAGTTTGAGTTTATTATTTTTAAAATCGTTTAGTGTGTTCGTACGTGAATATTGGTCCATATCCCCATGAAGTGAACCTACACTAAATTTATGCTTGACGAGCGATCTAAAAAGTTCAGATATATCTCTTTTCCGATTACAAAAAATAATGGCATTCTTAAGTTCATCGCCTTCATTATGGATAAGTTCTCGTAAAACAGCTCTTTTATTCCATGACTTATTTCCAGATTTGACAAGCCGTTGTGTAATTGTGGCCGCTGTTGAGGAGGCTTTCGTGACTTCAACAGATACAGGAACATGTAAAAATTGCTTTGTCAGTTTTGTAATTTCTGGCGCCATTGTTGCAGAAAAGAACAAAGTTTGACGTGTAAAGGGAGTTAGTTTACAGATTCGTTCAATATCGGGAATAAAGCCCATATCTAACATGCGATCAGCTTCATCAATAACAAGAATTTCAACACCCATAAGAAGCAATTTACCACGTTCGAAATGGTCAAGAAGACGTCCTGGCGTTGCTATAAGAACATCTGCACCTCGTTCAAGTTTACGATCTTGGTGTTCAAAAGAAACACCACCAATCAAAAGTGCAATATTTAAACGATGATTTATTCCATATCTATCGAAGTTTTCTTCAACTTGGGCGGCAAGTTCCCGTGTTGGTTCTAATATAAGAGTACGAGGCATTCGAGCTCTTGCGCGACCTTTTTCAAGGATTGTGAGCATGGGCAACACGAAAGAGGCTGTTTTCCCCGTCCCTGTTTGAGCGATACCTAAGACATCTTTCCTTTGCAGTATATGAGGAATCGTTTCACTCTGAATAGGTGTTGGAACTTTATATCCCACTGATTTTATGGCTTTAATAACCTTTGTGGAAAGACCTAAATCATCGAAATTGTTTAAAGGTGGTATCATTTTTCTGCCAACTGCTTTACGATTTTAATTTCGCTACCCAAATTATTTATGAAATTAAATATTCTATACTATTGGGGAGAGTTAAGGTGTCTTCACAAAAAAGTCAACTATAACAACCGTATACACATAGAAAGCATAATACAATAATTAATAGCGAAATTGTTCTGATAAAATACGTTCATCCCATGAATGATTAGAGTCAAAAAGGATTGAAGCTGTTACTTCTGTTGCTGTTAAAATAGTAACTGAATGAACTGACTTAACTTCAACATTATCGGCTGCGGCATTTACAGGACGTTTATCAGCTTCGAGCATATCAAAGCGTACTATTGCCGTATTGGGAAGTAATGCACCATGCCAGCGCCGAGGGCGGAAAGGACTAACAGGAGTAAGTGCCATAAGTGGGGCCATGAGAGGTAAAATAGGTCCTTGTGCCGATAAATTATATGCAGTAGACCCTGCTGGTGTAGCAACGAGAATACCATCGCAACTTAATTGTTCCATACGTACATTGTTATCAATGCTAATACGAATTTTGGCTGCTTGATAAGATTGACGAAAGAGAGAGACTTCATTGATTGCCAGCGCTTCAATATATCCTTGATATTCAGATTCTGCAATCATGCGTAAGGGATGGATTTCTTTTTTATGCGCGGCAGCAATACGATTTGGCAATTTTTGTTCATGAAATTCATTCATAAGAAATCCTACAGAGCCTCGATTCATACCATAAATAGGTTTTTTGGTATTCATAACGTCTCGTACTGTTTGTAACATTGTTCCATCACCACCGATTGCAATAACAACGTCAGCTTCTTCCAGAGAAGAATGACCGTAAACAGAAATTAATTTATGAGTAGCTTTGTTAGCTTCCTCAGTTTCGGCGGAAATAAAATGAAAACGGCTTGGTAATTTAATCATTAAGAATTATCCTGATATTCACAACGTATTTTTTAGCTCATATGGGAAAAATTTTGAAGCTGTATATAAAAAAACATTTTTATAAGAAAAAGCATTATATACGAAAAGTAATTTGTTTAATGTAATGTATTATAGCAGGATAAGACAAAAAGATTATATTATAATATAAAACATGAATGAGTATTTTTTTTAAAATGATAATTCATTATTGAAGCTGAGAGTATGATCAGTTAAAAGGTCACTGTTCAGTTATAAGCACCCGTAGCTCAGTTGGATAGAGCGCTGCCCTCCGAAGGCAGAGGTCACAGATTCGAATTCTGTCGGGTGCACCAAATTATTTAGTCTCATCTCGTACTATTTTTATAACCGTATTATTTTGAAAGACATTAAATTATTTTAAAAAATGGTTATTGGTATTATTTGTTAAGTTATCTACAAAATAACCACATAATTTTAGAGAAGTGAAATTATTTACTGCTTATGTACTCCTTTCCGTTGAGTACTTTGAATATTAAAATAAAGGAAAGAGGCATGTTATGGAAGAAATTACCATGAAAACCTTCTTTCCTTGTTGTTTCAATATTAGATTCAAATTCAAAAACTGTATTTTGAATGTCTTCACTTCTTTTTGTAAACAAAGTGAAAACATTCTTTATTATTCGCTTAAGACAATATTTGTTGAAAATTATGTGTAAAGAGACATCAATTTATATTATTTTTGTA
This window encodes:
- a CDS encoding DEAD/DEAH box helicase; translation: MIPPLNNFDDLGLSTKVIKAIKSVGYKVPTPIQSETIPHILQRKDVLGIAQTGTGKTASFVLPMLTILEKGRARARMPRTLILEPTRELAAQVEENFDRYGINHRLNIALLIGGVSFEHQDRKLERGADVLIATPGRLLDHFERGKLLLMGVEILVIDEADRMLDMGFIPDIERICKLTPFTRQTLFFSATMAPEITKLTKQFLHVPVSVEVTKASSTAATITQRLVKSGNKSWNKRAVLRELIHNEGDELKNAIIFCNRKRDISELFRSLVKHKFSVGSLHGDMDQYSRTNTLNDFKNNKLKLLVASDVAARGLDIPAVSHVFNYDVPTHAEDYIHRIGRTGRANRSGKAFTIVTKSDQKYISAIEEISNEKIKWLNGDLSTLMTDDQEKNIILKKKCSKLLKKTVQKKCIVKTKKSLKNDEVDYIQTTNNKTKPPEQYYSRKNKESSPPGFGDDIPAFMFIKTRN
- a CDS encoding NAD kinase is translated as MIKLPSRFHFISAETEEANKATHKLISVYGHSSLEEADVVIAIGGDGTMLQTVRDVMNTKKPIYGMNRGSVGFLMNEFHEQKLPNRIAAAHKKEIHPLRMIAESEYQGYIEALAINEVSLFRQSYQAAKIRISIDNNVRMEQLSCDGILVATPAGSTAYNLSAQGPILPLMAPLMALTPVSPFRPRRWHGALLPNTAIVRFDMLEADKRPVNAAADNVEVKSVHSVTILTATEVTASILFDSNHSWDERILSEQFRY